One Bufo gargarizans isolate SCDJY-AF-19 chromosome 3, ASM1485885v1, whole genome shotgun sequence DNA segment encodes these proteins:
- the LOC122930554 gene encoding uncharacterized protein LOC122930554, producing the protein MKFFMEYAFYNGKRGLQKNSFMMRMSLLMMMFTTTFAELFYDKKSDHDTETSILARRRRGFHLEDFLEEQIQDNSRDISGSLCMGYGVNCCIELHFRHDTHIQLHATAGPKTKFTQLQGTFTHNNRTGTWECTSIDGLYWSIVIKGNESATWSGDLTNDKISFGRVGKSREEIWFQTQNYVKIMDSSIFPIKVDEDWVEKWRFQIIREPVEVNITINFRGTNVINPEVQIAPTLVNIQEGTDPLYLKCNTRLEIPSESVVTWTKGEVFLGSFSNGPTNVIHKGQSGNVKWFDKKFIFYQDHPSSKDSGIYQCCILTINNHKQCETVNVTVWSPTENICTKVKFEPSSPFQINHFQSKSLLRNGKYVTIMWTFNISDWKISSKYPQCEKHLAHMEEGLERWFKKSISKQTRTKRDEVKGEVLQRASILQLPASGGAEQKD; encoded by the exons ATGAAATTCTTCATGGAATATGCATTCTACAACGGAAAAAGAGGTCTTCAGAAAAACAGTTTCATGATGAGAATGTCATTGTTGATGATGATGTTCACAACTACATTCGCAGAATTATTTTATGATAAAAAGAGTGACCATGATACAGAGACTTCAATCCTTGCACGAAGGAGAAGAGGATTTCATCTTGAGGATTTTCTGGAAGAACAAATTCAAGATAATTCCAGAGACATTTCCGGAAGTCTTTGCATGGGTTATGGCGTTAACTGTTGTATTGAATTACACTTCAGACATGATACACACATTCAATTACATGCAACAGCAGGACCCAAAACAAAGTTCACTCAATTACAAGGAACATTCACACATAACAATAGAACAGGTACATGGGAGTGTACATCGATAGATGGATTGTACTGGAGTATTGTGATAAAAGGAAATGAGTCAGCTACATGGTCTGGAGACCTCACAAATGATAAGATATCATTTGGAAGAGTGGGAAAATCTCGAGAGGAAATTTGGTTTCAAacacagaattatgtaaaaataaTGGATTCATCAATATTTCCCATAAAAGTTGATGAAGATTGGGTGGAAAAATGGAGATTCCAAATAATTAGGGAACCTGTTGAAGTTAATATAACCATCAATTTCAGAGGTACAAATGTTATTAATCCTGAAGTTCAAATCGCTCCAACATTGGTGAATATTCAGGAAGGAACAGATCCATTATATTTAAAATGCAACACAAGATTGGAGATTCCATCTGAATCAGTGGTAACTTGGACAAAAGGAGAGGTATTTTTAGGTAGTTTCTCTAATGGTCCAACTAATGTGATTCATAAGGGTCAATCTGGGAATGTGAAATGGTTTGATAAAAAGTTTATATTTTATCAAGACCATCCATCTTCCAAAGATTCAGGAATTTATCAGTGTTGCATATTAACTATAAATAATCATAAACAATGTGAAACTGTAAATGTCACTGTGTGGTCACCTACAGAAAATATTTGTACCAAGGTTAAATTTGAACCATCTAGTCCTTTCCAGATTAATCACTTCCAGTCGAAGTCTCTTTTGAGAAATGGTAAATATGTCACCATAATGTGGACATTTaatatatcagactggaaaatatCATCAAAGTATCCTCAATGTGAAAAGCATCTTGCTCACATGGAGGAAGGTTTAGAACGATGGTTTAAGAAGAGTATTTCCAAGCAAACTAGAACTAAAAGAG ATGAAGTAAAAGGAGAGGTTCTACAGAGAGCTTCCATTCTTCAGCTACCAGCAAGTGGCGGAGCAGAACAGAAAGATTAA